cccagcacactgACCTCACTGCTGAAGCACAACCAAGGCAGGGACACgcctcagcagggcctggggcCAGGCTGGCCTCACGTTCCCTCCCTGTAGCAGTGTCCCAGTCTTCCCATGTCAcctctgagctgggcaggatggggcagctcATTGTCTGGATCCTCCAAAGCAGCCTTGCCCCCTCCTGTCAGAGCCCACACAGAGGCAATTGCAGGGAGCATAATGGCCCCCCTGCCATAGCCATCCTGCCGCCTAACTGGCCACTGTCCTGCTTCTCCATGGGGGACCCAGAGCCTTCAACATATTTTGAGTGGGCTCAAAGGTGATGAGGAATGGATTATACCCAGCCAGGGAGCTTCTCTGCCTTAAACCAGGACTCTCTGACAATGCACATGATGACCTGAAGCCTTCTGGTCTTTCTCCAGTGGAGCAGGTGCTCCATGCTTAGGAGCATCACTTTGGCAGCTTCCTTTGACCTGAGTCCATGAAGGTTTCTGAACATTCCTGTGTTTCCCAAAGGCTGTTCAGGGTGGTGTTCAGTGCCTGGTGTACCCCAGCAAGGGTGGGTGGCTGGGAGCTGGCCCTGCAGGCTGGCACCCAGCACCACCAATCCCTGCTGAGAGTTTTGGATTtgtctctgcaggcagcctgcTGAATGTCAGTGTGAGTGACCATGACCGGTCAGACTCCCTCCTGCTGTCCTGGCATGAGCCAGAGGGAGGTGCCAAGGGATATTTGCTTgccctctcctccctggggTCAGGCATGCTGCTGCAGAATGGGTCTGCTGGACCCAACACCACCAGCTTCTGGTTCCATGGGCTGACTCCTGGCACACGCTACGAGATCAAGGTGACAGCCACGCTGGCCTGCATGGGCACCACCAGCCAGACCATCACAGCACAGACAAGTAAGGGCTCTCCAGGACCTCAGTGCTCCTACCAGTGATTGTTGGGCTGTTTGGAGTCCTGCTAGTTTGTGGGAGGTTGGGCTTTTCCTCACTTTCACAAGAACTAGGGTCCTTTCTGGATCCCGAGTCTTAGCGGTCATTGCCTCATCCTTGTGGAGGAAGGTCCTGCCCTGCACCTTGTATGGGCTGGGTTCATGCTGTGTCTTCTCCTCCTTGAATAATGGAGATATTGATGGACCAGCTCATGATGTGGCTTGCAGAGAGCTGAGGGTTGGGAAATGTCATGCTTGGAGGTCTAGAAATAGCTACAAGGAAGGAGCATCTGCTCCACAATTTTGGCACATCTCTGTCAATTACTGCTCACCCCAGGTCTTGCTCTGTGCCAAGGGCTGGTGGCTCTACAGCTCAGGTGGGGATGGTAGTCCTTGCTTGCACCTCTCCAGAAGATCCTTGAGTAAATCAGTGCAGGTGAAGGTGGGAAACCTAGCAAAGGAGAATagagctggagggaggagaTTGGGCTGGTGTCAGGGAGCAGtggcagaagcagaagctgGTTGTCCCTGCAGGTCCGGCCCCCGTGCAGAACCTGAGCCTGAGCAGCGGCGGCAGCCAGGCCTCGCTGCGGGCAGCCTGGGCCCACGGGCACGGCCAGCGCGACAGCTACAGCCTGGCCCTGTGGCACAGCGACTCCCAGAGCCTGCTCAGGAacctgtccctcctgcccagcGCCTCCAGCTTCCTcttccaggggctgctgcctggcagcGAGTACGCCCTGAGGGTCAGCACGCTGGCTGGGTCCCGCCAGGCCAGCACCAGCATCCGCCAGTGGACAGGTGGGGAGTGATGGCTGTGCCTGCCCGGGGAGGGAGGGTGCTGGAGAGGGTTTGGCAGGAAggctgcagcctgtgtgctgggctggcaaGGGGAGGTGTCCAGCCTGTGTATGGTGGGGAACAGGGGGAATGTTTCACATCCCCACTGTGAGCCCAGTGCCTGGGCCAAGGGGAAGACTTTGCGCCTTGGGCCTGCCttgcagcacccacagcttgGGTTTGTCTGTTCCCAAGGGAGAGGGGCAGTCTGGGGATCCTGGATCTCTTGgctgcaggagtgctgcagTACCCAGTCTGCCACCTCTCTGCCCTTCAGCCTCAAAGAGCCTCCAGGGCCCTCCAGCCTGTGTGGGAGGTGGCACGGGAGGGATACCCCTACCAGACCTTCAACCCCTATGCCAtagagagcagctgtgggcacaggggtccctggggagagaggagggtccagggacctgcagcaccagtgctgaACCTtgtcctgctcttcccctcagctccctccatccccacccagCTGAGGCTCAGCCCAGCTTCCAGCACCAGCCTCGTGGCCTCCTGGGCAgatgctgcaggggctgcctggctcCACCTTGAGCTCAGAAACCTCCTCACCCAGAAGGTCAGCATGACCCTGTCAGCCAGGAGGGGCCTCACCAGCTACACCTTCCAGCATCTGCACCCTGGCACTCAGTACTGGCTGGGGCTCAGTGCCATGGCTGGCCCCTACACCGTGGTGGGACCCAATGCCACTGCCTGGACCTGTAAGTATGAACTTGGTGGCTCCAACTTCCTCCCTGCCTCTGGTCCAGCCTCTGAATCCAAAGGTCTCCTGACAAAGCCTTGGGTGCACAGGGTGATTTTGCTTGGAGCTGGCCGAAAGCTGCTCCAggacccagctctggggcactgCTATATCCACCCTTCAGCAGGTGGatcccctgtgctgctgcttctccctgggatgcagtgggagcagctgtggcctCTCCCCTAGAAGGAGGATGGAAAGGCTGCAGATCCCACTGGTGTTCAAGCTGGGTCTTGGCTCTCCTGTGCCTCAGGGCTGTACAAGGGCAGCAGAAAAATGGGGCAAGggacagcagctgagctggtttGAACTGGAGGCCTCTGGGAGGGGTTTGTGGAAGAATGTGAAAAACTTTTTACATGGGCATAATTTTACAGTGATAGGGGtgaatggttttaaactaaaatatgagagatttagattagatgttaagaagaaattcttccctgtgagggtgctgaggccctggcccaggttgcccagagaaggtgtagctgccccatccctggaagtgccaaGGGCAGGTTGGACAGGCCTGGAGGGCTGGGATAGTGGAGGGTgcccctgtccatggcaggggggtgaAATGAATGAGcttcaaggtcctttccaattCAAGCCATTccacaattctatgattctatgaaatggATTTTCAGTGCTCTTTGATTGTTAAGGATATGTTGTGGTAGCACCTGATAACCTCATCCTGGTGGATGTTCCCAACATGTTGGGTACTGTGAAAATACAGCCAAGGAATCCAGGAGCCTCTGGCAGGTCAAAACAGTGAGGGCAGCCCTCCCAGAACCCACAATTGCACCATTCCCTCAGCCCACTCTCTGCTCTGGCCTCAGGCTGATGAGAGCACTGAAAGAGGGGGATATTGCTGGTGACACCACATCTATAGCCCAGTAAAAAGTTCCAGTCCTGAGCTTGCTCTCCTGGATGTTTCAGAAAAGCCAGGAGGGAAATGGAGAGGGCAGAGCACATTCACACCGAACACCAGGGTAGCTTGGTGTTCAAATGGTGGAGGTGCCAAGCTGCAgactcagagctgctgtggccagtGGCTTATCCTGGCACTGGCCAAACACTGgtggtgtgtgtgctggaagGACCTGGGTGCCACCAGGTGTCagctctccagctccttcctgctccacctgccagcctgggaggctggtgcctgctccctgctgacTCTGCACATGGGATGTTGGAAGGCTTCCAGAGCTCCAGCTGGTTTGTGTCTGCTCTGGAGTGAGGCTGATCCCTGCTGttgctgtctgcagctctgACCTACTCCACTGAACAAAATTCCCCCGTGCCAGACACACGAGCCAGGGGCGTCTGGCCAGGAGTTTGGTCCAGGCCAGTTCCTGGGAATATCAGCAAGCTCATGATGGGATGTGAATGGAGTGGAGGGAGACATTTAGGAATTTCTCAGCAAGGCTGCCAGCTTTGTCTGGGCTCTGTTAGTCCAGGAATGCTTGTGCTGGGGAGTGCAGATGGCTCGCTCCAAAAGGATGTGTAAGGCTGGATGTAACCCTGCCAGGAATGAGGCTCAGGAGAGTAAGGGGTACAGAGTACCTCACCCTGACTCACACAATCCTATTCCCTTCCAGACCCCCTGAGCCCTGGCAATGTGAccctgagcagtgcagaggagcagaactCCCTAGAGGCTCGCTGGAGTGTCccagggggacagagggagtTCTACCTGGTGACACTGCGAGAGGGAGAGGACACTGCTCCGACCAGGAACATCAGCGTTGGTGGGGACAATGACCACGTCACCTTCCACgggctgagccctggccagCAGTACTCTGtgcaggtggtggtggtggcagggCCCTACAGGGCATCAGCACACAGCACAACAGCCTGGATAGGTGAGCAGAAAAGCCATGTGTGACCCttgaggctgctcctgctgcctggagggggctgggggtgaggaggcacagggacagggcacctgggacacctggtCTCAAGAGTAGTTTGTGGATTAGAGCAGCAAAATCTGCCTCCCCAGAGTTGCTGGTGAGGGGGTGCTCAGAGGTCCTGGGCAGGCTTGTGCCAGCAGGTGTTGGGCACAGATCAAGATCCTGCTTTGTGCTTTCTGGACTCTGTTTGGCATGCTGCAGGCAgcttcctcccttctcctcagcacagctgggtgggTGGGCAGGGAAGCACCACCAGTTCCCCCAGAGggagcatctccctgtgctCACTCTCTCCTGGGAGACTTTTGGAGCCACAGTTGGTGCTGTCCCATATCTGCCACTCTTGGAGCTGTACACAGTGTGGGGAGGTACCCAGCCAACCCATGGTGCTGGGGGCACtaagagctgtccctgcagccccttctgCCCCTTGTGGATGGAGACAACTGCAGTGTCGCAGAAGCACAGAACtgttagggttggaagggacctctggagatcatctagtctAGGATCACCTAGAacaatttgaaaagcaaaaatacctCATGAAAGCAATCTTCTGCCTGATGCACtgccctgtccttgtccttgtcccttGCAGAACCACGAGCACCATCTGGTGTGAGCCTgtccagccagggcagcccccacagcctgctggccagctgggaggaggcagcaggggagggctatctgctgctcctcagcctggcagagcaccctgtgaggaacagctctgtgctcaggggtGTCACAAGCTTCACCTACAAGGGCCTCCACCCTGGGACCCTCTACACCTTTGAGGTCAGCACCGTGGCTGGTCCCTACACATCCTCACCCCGGCGCGTCTCCAACTGGACACGTGAGTGCCACAGCCCCGGCTTCCCACTGGATCTGCCCTTCCCCCTGATGTCATACCTCAGGCACTGACAGCATCTTCTACAGCTTCATCCAATAGCTGGGCAAAAGGtcagcaggaggcagaggtgctgctggatgtgtcTGACCCTGCTCTGTTTCCCAGGCACAAGGGGCAGCTGAGCCCAGTGCCCTTCTCctcctgtggcactgctcaggctgCCACTGCCTTGAGTCAGCAcctccaccacctcctccagcaccagaacaattttttctctgtgccagtttgagctgtgctggcccagTCCCGGCTGGACTGGTGTGTCAGCAGGGCTGACAGAGGTCAAGGCACCTGGATGCAGGTTTTCCCAGGAAAGGGACTCCTTGGAGTTGCACTTCTGCCAGGTGATTCTAGACCTTTCCTTTTCTAGACCCTttgcccccagagcagctgacCCTCAGCAGTGGGGGCCACAGCACCTCTCTGCAAGcctcctggagagcagcttcctctggcagcactggctaCACTGGGACCCTCCGAGAAACCAAGTCTCAGGAGCAGGTCAGGAATGTGACTGTGGGGAGTGACTGGACAAATGTCACCTTGGAGAACCTGGTCCCTGGGCGACAGTACACACTGGAGatggctgctgtggctgggccTTACACATCCCCTGTGCGATCAGCCACCGACTGGACGTGTGAGTGTGaccatcccaccccacccctcctgctgcaggtcaCAGCCACCTCCTGCCCACGAGAGCAGAACCCTCAGAGCACGAGAGTGGCCCCTGTGAGGGGAGGTGGGGAATCGGACAGGGGTGCATAGACAGACAGAATGGGCAGTCAGCTGGAGCCACATTCAGCCATGTTGGAAGTAAAAGGGTGTGCAGTGCAGGAGGAACCCATCActgaacagaaaacatttccaaatgtCACCTGGGGAAGGTGGGGACCAGCTCCCGTGtctgctgtggagcaggagctctggctgctctgggtttggTGTGCTGACTCCTGACCTAACCCCAGCAGGCACTGACAGTGGGGGGTGCCCAGGACAAGtgtgtgcagcccccagcccacagcctgcctgctctcactgcctggctgtctctctctctctcctctctcagaCCCCCTGGCTCCAGCCGGCGTGACGCTGACCAACACCCGGCGCCCCATGGGGCTCTCGGCCTTCTGGGACAAGCCTGCTGGAGATGTGGACCAGTTCCACCTCCAGCTCTACAGCAAGAGCCATGCAGCACAGAGGAACATCTCAGTGGGGCCAAACACCCACAACTTCAcattcctggggctgtcccctgGCACTCAGTACTTCCTGAAGGTGACTGTCCTCGCTGGCCCATACAGATCCTCGTCACACTTTGCCACTGAGTGGACATGTGAGTCAGAAGTATTCCCAGTCTtttgcagggatgggacatcctggcactgcctgcaggactAGCAGTGACACAAACTTATCTGGGTGAAGGGAGGGCTCCAATGATACTGCATGCTCCCTGTCCTGGAAGATAAAGCACATGTCATaggtgctgtgtgctgggccCCAAAAGACCCTTTTGCCCAGCTTAGATTTTCCCCAGTCAAGTTGAACCTTCTGCCTAGACCCTGGTGATCTCAAGGCCAGCCTGGTGGGAGAGGGATGTGATAGAGGAAGCACAGACACCTGTATGGGTTTGCTGCTCCCTGtctgtggagcagagcagccccactgGGAGCTGAGTGCTCTCAGCACCTGCCTGCTagcagcaccctggggacaggcacaggcagcttGCATGTCCCCCAGGAGGACAGGAGATCTGGTGGTCAGGTGCCCCCACTTTAGCCCTGTGCAGAGGTgcaggctgtgccctggcttttccaggcagctcctccacCATCTCATGGGTCTCCAtgctctgctttcctccagATCCACTGTCCCTGGCTAACGTGAGTGTGCAGCCTGGCCAGaaaccccaggagctgcacGTGAGCTGGGTGGAGTCCGGAGGCGGCAGAGATCACTTGGTGCAGCTGTCAGTGGCCGAGTCCCTGTCCATCATCAGGAATGTGTCTGTGCCCCGTGGAGTGTcgcagctggagctgcaggggctggtgcCGGGCTCCCGGTACCGCGTGGAGATCATTTCCCAGGCTGGGCCTCACCGCATCTCCTCCCAGACCGCCGTCGGCTACACCGGTAGGGCACGgctcccctgctcccccctgccTTACACCCTGTGTGTTTGCCCTcagcctccagccccagctcccttcccacaCTGGAGTCACTCTGAGCCCCAGGTTTGTCCCCAGTGACGCTGTTCCTCTCCCGCAGTCCCGCTGCCTCCTCGCTCCCTGTCTGCCAGCCCCGGCAGCACGGCCCGGGCCCTGGCTGTGCGCTGGGACCCcgctcctgggcacagggatggatacctgctcagcctgctgcaggagggctctgctgcaCCACCAAGGAGCCTGCAAGCAGGGAAGGACAGCACCAATGTcactgtgccacagctggaagCAGGAACGTGCTACCTTGTCAGGATCTGGGCAGTGGCTGGACCCTACCGCTCCCTCCCTGAGAACATCACGGGCTGCACAGGTCAGCACCTGGGACACCCCCGGGGGATGGATCACTGttggtgggaggggaggggaggataggacaggacaggacaggacaggacccTGGCCTGGTTCCTGGTGAAGCTGGCCTGTGGTCACATCCTGCCTCTCACAGCCTCTTTCAGTGAAGCTGGCTGCATGTTCAGAAGTGGATCTTTTCCTCTCTGACTCATGTATCTTTTTTCTCACAGTTCCTGCTGCACCAACAAATGTGAGCCTTACCAacccaggcagctcctcagagctTTACACATCCTGGAATGAGCCCCCTGGCAAGAGGGACCACTACCATGTTACTCTGTATAGCCTCAACACCCAGAGCAGGATTCAGGTCCAGACCTTGAGTCCTGATGCCCTGAATATCACCTGGACTCAGCTGGAAGCAGGCAGCAAGTTTGCTGTGCAGGTCACTGCTGTGAAGGGCTCGTTAGAAGCCTCTTCCATCAACATCACCCAATGGACATGTGAGTCTGATTGGTTGGGTTGGGCACACTGTAAGCCTCCACCTGAGCTCCACTACCTTCCCCAGCCCAAGCCATGCCCACAGCTTCTGTGTGATGGTCCCACCTTTCTGCTCACTGCCCTCACTCCATCCTTGACACACAGCCTGTCCACCCCAGAGGCTCTGGTTCGCTCTCCTGCCACATCCAGCTGCAGACCCCAGGCATGACACACTCAAAGTCATGTGCCCTGCCTGGCCCTTTGTGCCCAGGCTTCTCTCCAGAGGATCTTTAGTCCAGCCTGCCCACCTGGAGGAGCCCtaggcacagcagcagctctcagcactcaCCAGGAGGGCTAACTGTCTCCCTGTTGCTTTGCAGATCCCTTGGCCCCTGCCAACctcaccctgggcagcccctcaGGCTCAGCACTGGTGGTGTCCTGGGCAGTGGTGGCTGGAGGGGCAGAAGGTTTCGTGCTGGATGTCCGTGATGCAGCGTCCGGCGCTCCCGTGGGGCACACGGCGCTggctgctggtgccaggagTCACATCCTGAGGGGCCTGAGCCCTGGCACCTGCTACAGCGTGGCAGTGAGTGCCACAGCTGGGCCCTTCCACGCCAGCACCTCCAACTTCACCCACTGCACACGTGAGTGTGATGCTTTCCTTGCAGCCAGGTGTTCTTCACCACACCTCCCCTTCCCACTTCAGTCAGGGACCATCAGCCAGGTGTTGTTCATCAGATCTCCCCTTCCCACTTCAGTCAGGGACCATACTGGTGCAGCTGTCCTGCTTACCTCTGCTGCCCATGCTGGTACCCAGTGCTTATTCCCTGCTGGATGCAGCATGAGGGGTCTGTGCCTGATCCTGGTAGCCATCTACAGCGATCCCCAGTCTCagacagcagccagggaggtAGCAGagtcacagccaggctgtgggaccctgctgctgccccagctcctgcagcacaggctcagcacagacatggagctgagcccaggtgtGGCTCCTGGCAGTGACCTGTGTTTCCTCCCCAGGCCCACTgcccccagctgccctgcactggCTGGGCACAGGACTCCCTGACAGGCTGAGCGTGGCCTGGGGGgccccagctggggacagggatggataCACACTGACCCTGtaccaggcacagctgggcactgtgGCAGCTACAGCCTCGCTGGGGAGAGACAGCCACAACTTCACCTTCCTGGGACTGGCCCCAGGACACGAGTACTCCCTGGAAgccactgccacagctggacagtaccaggcagcagcacccaaaaTCAATGGCTGGACATGTGAGTGGAGCAGTGTCCTCTGCAGAGGGGTGGGAAATGTCACACCACTGGGCTGTCctgaggagagctgggaggtTTATGGGGCACCTGGTGGCTTTGAAGatgtgcacacagctctgcccaggtgTGACACACAGCAGTTAGTTCAggggcacactgctggctgcaTGGCACTGCCATGTTCAGCCATAGGCTTGCACAAGGACATGCTGATGAAACAGGGCTGCCCagatgtgcctgtgctgggacattccctgcctgtgctgaccCATCTCCCTGTGTTCAGGAGCACAGAGGTGTACAGGGCACCTGGACTGTACCTATGTACAGGAGGCTCACTGAGTCTCTTCCCACAGGTAGAAACCACCTTGCCATAAAGGTTCATGAAATTAATCAGTGTAGTACAAGAAGCACTCCACAGTCCTCCCAGGAGAACTGGTCTTTGCTTTGGAGATGGGCTAGTCCAGCACTTCACCCCCCCAGAGAGATTCTGGGGCTGGTcagagagcagaggctgtgccagtgctgggtgtgggagCACacctctgcccatggcaggggtgaagGTGTTCCCACTGGGCTGTGGGAATGAGCATGAGGAGGGCTTGGCATGTGAGGGACCAGTAAGGGTGAGCATCATTAAAGGTGAGATGAGATGGGAGTGGACGAGAGAAAAGTGCGGATGAGGATGTGTTTGCCAGAGGGGATCCTCCCTCAGGGAGcgcctgtcctgctgcacagtGACTCTGTGGGGTGTGTGTTTGCCCCTGCTCTCTGTCCTGTCCCTAACAGGAGCTGTGTTTGCTCCTCAGGCCCGCtgccccccagctctgtgcgcctgctgagcacaggacaCCCCGACAGGCTGAGTGTGACCTGGGGGGCTCCAGCTGGGGGCAGGGATGGATACACACTGACCCTGtaccaggcacagctgggcactgtgGCAGCTACAGCCTCGCTGGGGAGAGACAGCCACAACTTCACCTTCCTGGGACTGGCCCCAGGAAGCAAATACCTGCTGGAGGTGGCATCTGTGGCTGGGTCCTTCAGGGCACCTGCAGGGAACGTCAGCAACTGGACGTGTGAGTACCTTTTCTGAGGGGGTGTGTGCCTTGCTGGGCAGTCACAAAAGCTCATGGCCGAGAACATGGCCCTACTGACCTTCCTAGCAGACCCCAAGCCCTGCCATGACTCTGAGCATGGCTCTGCTCACTCATCATCAGCTCCACCAGCCTGGGTgagggcagctggagctccagagccgtggaggagggagcagcacagtcCTCTAGCTGGCTGTGTCCCCCCTCCTCACCCCTCCCCAGATGTCTCTCTCCAtctggggcagggctgtccctgcttgTACAAGCACAGAGGAGTTTGCAGAAACTTTGAGCTGCCTCAAAGCTGTGGATGAAGCCACACAGTCGGGGCTAAGTGCATTGTCCAGTGTGGTGCATTGTCCAGTGTGGTGCATTGTCCAGTGTGGTGCCTCCCTTCCgatggcactgccaggagacCCAGGCAGTGTCCTTGGGCCCTTGGCTGATGTGGCTCCTGTCCTGTCTTGCAGACCCCTTGGCACCCCGTAACGTGTACATGACGAACCAGGGGTACCCCAACAGACTGAGTGCGTCCTGGAGAGCTGAACCCCAAGGACACCACAGTTACAGGCTGCTCCTGTATCACTCGGGGTCAGGCACTGTGGCAGCCAATGTCTCTGTTGGGAGAGGCACCAGCAAATTCACCTTTTCTggcctggctccagggcacaaATACCTGCTGGAAGTGGTGTCCGTGGCAGGGCCCTAtgcagcctctgcagggaaCATCAGTGACTGGACAAGTAAGTGTCAGAGCTGGAAACTCTGCACCTTGGGTGAGGCTCAGCCTTCCCAtctgggtgggaaggggcagagactcagccaggagctgagctgtagGAGCTGTAGGGTCAGAGAattggattggaagggaccttttataggccatctagtccaacccccctTTTAGTGGCAGGGACATCATCAACTAGATCgtgttgctcagagccctgtctaacctgaccttgaatatttcctgggatgggatgggatgggatgggatgggatgggatgggatgggatgggatgggatgggatgggatgggatgggatgggatgggatgggatgggatgggatgggatgggatgggatgggatgggatgggatgggatgggatgtaCCAGTGCAGCAATGGGATCATGGGCTGGGCAAGCTCTGGTGGATGGGAGAGTTGGGCAGGGcagtcctgctgcctgtggaagGGCCTGGCAGCCACAAGTGCTCTTTCAGGAGACAGCCTCCAGCCCATGCCACCACTGGCTGGAGTCTGGCTCCTCCACAGTGGCTGAACAAGAGCACAGGATCCCATGGC
The sequence above is a segment of the Oenanthe melanoleuca isolate GR-GAL-2019-014 chromosome 26, OMel1.0, whole genome shotgun sequence genome. Coding sequences within it:
- the LOC130263758 gene encoding receptor-type tyrosine-protein phosphatase V-like isoform X1, whose translation is MRSPLLPLLVLWVPRLPGTLAEGEGCNHTAQAGLEGQDARGERGSLLNVSVSDHDRSDSLLLSWHEPEGGAKGYLLALSSLGSGMLLQNGSAGPNTTSFWFHGLTPGTRYEIKVTATLACMGTTSQTITAQTSPAPVQNLSLSSGGSQASLRAAWAHGHGQRDSYSLALWHSDSQSLLRNLSLLPSASSFLFQGLLPGSEYALRVSTLAGSRQASTSIRQWTAPSIPTQLRLSPASSTSLVASWADAAGAAWLHLELRNLLTQKVSMTLSARRGLTSYTFQHLHPGTQYWLGLSAMAGPYTVVGPNATAWTYPLSPGNVTLSSAEEQNSLEARWSVPGGQREFYLVTLREGEDTAPTRNISVGGDNDHVTFHGLSPGQQYSVQVVVVAGPYRASAHSTTAWIEPRAPSGVSLSSQGSPHSLLASWEEAAGEGYLLLLSLAEHPVRNSSVLRGVTSFTYKGLHPGTLYTFEVSTVAGPYTSSPRRVSNWTHPLPPEQLTLSSGGHSTSLQASWRAASSGSTGYTGTLRETKSQEQVRNVTVGSDWTNVTLENLVPGRQYTLEMAAVAGPYTSPVRSATDWTYPLAPAGVTLTNTRRPMGLSAFWDKPAGDVDQFHLQLYSKSHAAQRNISVGPNTHNFTFLGLSPGTQYFLKVTVLAGPYRSSSHFATEWTYPLSLANVSVQPGQKPQELHVSWVESGGGRDHLVQLSVAESLSIIRNVSVPRGVSQLELQGLVPGSRYRVEIISQAGPHRISSQTAVGYTVPLPPRSLSASPGSTARALAVRWDPAPGHRDGYLLSLLQEGSAAPPRSLQAGKDSTNVTVPQLEAGTCYLVRIWAVAGPYRSLPENITGCTVPAAPTNVSLTNPGSSSELYTSWNEPPGKRDHYHVTLYSLNTQSRIQVQTLSPDALNITWTQLEAGSKFAVQVTAVKGSLEASSINITQWTYPLAPANLTLGSPSGSALVVSWAVVAGGAEGFVLDVRDAASGAPVGHTALAAGARSHILRGLSPGTCYSVAVSATAGPFHASTSNFTHCTRPLPPAALHWLGTGLPDRLSVAWGAPAGDRDGYTLTLYQAQLGTVAATASLGRDSHNFTFLGLAPGHEYSLEATATAGQYQAAAPKINGWTCPLPPSSVRLLSTGHPDRLSVTWGAPAGGRDGYTLTLYQAQLGTVAATASLGRDSHNFTFLGLAPGSKYLLEVASVAGSFRAPAGNVSNWTYPLAPRNVYMTNQGYPNRLSASWRAEPQGHHSYRLLLYHSGSGTVAANVSVGRGTSKFTFSGLAPGHKYLLEVVSVAGPYAASAGNISDWTTPSVPQNLSAVAEGNSTVLVSWGSVSGQQEDCQLWLRDPRNSSVPWRLSLGRGQLQHLLQGLVPGRNYSVSLSCVAGPYWSSTKPLAVPVEPNPVTDVQCLPESRSLYLNWTSSPGDVEAYEVVTKRLSEGPPTSMHTMSIPSSEASLEGLEPNSSYQLVVSTVGMNTLRSQAVTVLCSTAVEPLPPPLRADVFPVEASSTVIISPELFSEENGQIEYYGVIATTNESLLRPTQEIMSSTWYDHYYGTEDSYLAVLIPNPFRQRSSPETWRVPVGTEECGQSRATCNGKLKANEQYRFSIAAFTKYDPVAPAVTFTMFSAAGSSADTAPLSMPIIAGIVVGFLLTLAAVFALVYWKQLKAKRTKKSNLPQEMVTYSLRNVHRPVPLQNFKQYYEMKTASANHAFFQEFEELKEVGKEQSKVEAELPANVSKNRYPHVLPYDHSRVKLSQLGEDPHSDYINANFMPGYTSQQEFIATQGPLKKTIEDFWRLVWEQNVCNIIMLTVCMENGRVLCDHYWPSESAPVCYGQVQIHLLMQSSSEEWTIREFKLWHEGERAERSVSHLHYTAWPDHGVPESSTSIMAFRELVQEHIHSTRGAGPTLVHCSAGVGRTGTFIALDRLLQQMRQEGAVDIFGVVHSLRMSRYLMIQTLSQYIFLHSCILEKILEEPLLDLSGTERSCPIPLKSFAQHYAQKAAKSHMGFLREYEALLEAVKEEASSASPSSGSQQARPSSSILPYDRSRVKFSLLEQGPFSGLLQVWRVPGCSSSRDYLAVHGPDKLTMEDFWSLVWEQDVHTILTLLPWQEKGEVPGEVCWPLEGDSLCTKMLTIQCDSEKLVSGWRCTQLKLKHVCVHGAALAPTSWGGAPCVSQEKKAKERQVQRFLYTLWSSKKQPDVQGLVELLLAVRRCTPHWRRVGPLLLHCSGDMSQMGTLISLDCLLHQMKAERAVDIFGVTFQLARSCCLMTPTLDQYMLLYTCIQDIIAQNQP